From the Polaromonas sp. JS666 genome, the window CGACCAGCGCCGTCGCGACATCCGACCAGCGCGTCAGCTTGGCACGGTCTTCCCAAGGGAAATCAAACAGCGTCGCCAGCATCTGCGTCGTCAGGTTGATCGAAACGAGCTTGACCCAGTCAAAGGTCTCGTTGATCGGCAGGCCATCCAGCGCACGACCGGTACGCTCGCGGATCAGACCTTCGAGCTTGGCGAGGTTCTCCGGCGCCACGATCGGACTGACCGCCATGCGCTGCACGTCGTGCTTGGGCGGATCCATCGCAATGAACATCGGCAGGGTTACCGCCGCATTGGACTCCATGATGGTGATATTGCCCTCGGATGAAAATATCTCCGGATGGGTCTCCACCTGCATGATGTCCTTGAACTTGGTCACCGACCAGTACGGACCAAACAAGCTGTCCTTACAGTAATGCACGGGGTCTTCGCGGCGCAGACGCTCAAAATAACCCCACATCGTATTGTCGCGAAACAGCTCCGGATTGCTTACATCAATGTCCTCAAGCGGGATCGCGTATGCCCTGCTTTGGTCGTTTTGGTTGTTTACCACAATCGCTTCACTCATACAGTGTCTCCTTAATTAATAAAACCGTGACCGCACGGAAAAACCACCGTCGCGGGCCGACCTTGCGTACATTCATCCATTGAATGCCAGCCCGAGATTAGTGTTATCTGCGATGGATGTCACCTATCTAAAGATAGGGGAAACGGGCGGCAGGACAAACGCCCGATGGGCACAAGCATCAATGCATGTGCCCATCGGGCGATCGCGACTACCTCGACAGCGTTTTATTTCAGTTGCGGGTCAACATACGCCCGCGCGGCCAAGCGTTGCGCCGGGAGGGGCAGCGAGTGAAAGAGCAGCAGCAACCACCTGCGGCATCAGGATGCGGGCCGAGCCCAGCAGCAGAATCAGGCCGCAGGTCAGTTGCAGCCAGCGCAGCGTCACTCCATTTACTTCGTGACGCCCTCGGTCTTCACTGTAAGGTAGCCATCATCGACCGGGAGCACCCGGTAATTCACGAAATAAGTGCAAGGGCCTTCGGGTCATGGCCAGGCCGACGCCTTCCCTGATCACGCGGATCGTCGGGTTCAAGGGTTCCAGCCGCCGCCGGCAAGGCTGGTGAAACATAACACGGTGCAGCGTCGTGCGTTCATTGCGTGCCCTCACAGGATATGGGCACGACGTTTGCGCGCACCCGGCGCACGACTTCGCGCCTTCGGTCATTTCTTGGGGCGTATCGCGTCTGCCGTACCCTGGATGAAGGCCTTGATCTTCTCCACATCGTCCACGCTCAGCTTGCCCGTGAAGTCCGGCATGCCCCGGCTCATGGCCGGTCCTTTGAAGATGAACTTGTCGAGGTTTTCGATGAAGGCCGCGTTCATGTAGCCGAGGTTGGGAATGCTGCCGCCGCGGTCCACGCCGGGAACACCATGGCAGAGAACGCAGTTGCTCACATACAGCGCAGTACCCGCCGGCACCTGGGCCGGATCGTATTTCACGCCAGCCACCAGTTCGCCCATTCGGTAAGCAACAAACTCCGGCATAGGCGCTTTGCCACCCACGGCAAAGGTATAGACCGTGCCCAAGCCTTGTCGTTCGGAGGCGCGCTGGGAAACCCCGTAAGAGCCGCCCCATCCCACGGCAATCGACACGTACTGCTTGCCATCCACCAGGTAGGTGACCGGTGCCGCAATCACACCGGTGCCCGTCGGGGATTCCCACAACTTCTCGCCGTTCTGGGCGTTATAGGCAATAAATCGCCCGTCTGCCGTGCCCTGAAAAACCAGGTTGCCGGCCGTGGTCAGCGTACCGCCGTTCCAGGGCGACACCTGTTCCTGGCGCCATGCTTCTTTTTTTTGAACCGGATCCCAGGCAATCAGGCGTCCAAACGGCTTGCTTTTCGGCGGCGTTACATTGATCAAATTGCCAGTATTCCAACCCGTACCGGAGCCTGGTTGACCTGGCTTGTTGGAATTGAAGCTCCAGTTCTTGTCGTCCATCAGGTTGATAGGTATATTTTGCGTCGGCAAGTAGACCAACCCGGTCTGTGGGTTGAATGACATGGAATGCCAGTTGTGCGCGCCATAGGGGCCTGGAATGGCGTCAAACGGCCGATCCGTGGGGCGCGCCTCGGCGGTCTCGATGGGGCGACCCGTCGCGTCATAGCCGGTGGCCCAGTTCACATCAACAAAGTTTTTTGCCGAGATGAACTTGCCGTTGGTGCGGTCGATCACGAAGAAGAAACCGTTCTTGGGTGCGTGCAGGATCACCTTGCGCGGCTTGCCTTCAATCTTGAGGTCGGCCAGGATCATCGGCTGGGTCGACGTGTAGTCCCAGTTGTCGCCGGGGGTTTCCTGGTAATGCCAGACGTACTTGCCGGTGTCCGGATTGAGTGCAACGATGGAGGCCAGGTAAAGGTTGTCGCCACCTGCGGGGCTGCGCTTGGCGCGACTCCAGGGTGAGCCGTTGCCGGTCCCGACGTACATCAGATTCAAGGCTGGGTCAAAGGCCATCGAGTCCCAGGCGGTGCCACCGCCGCCCGCCTCCCAGTACTTGCCGCTGGGGTCCCAGGTTTTGGCCGCCGCGGCCATGGAAGCGTCTTCAAAAGGCTTGCTTGGATCCCCTGGTACCGTAAACCATCGCCATTTTTGTTTGCCGCTGGCGGCATCGTAGGCCGTGATATAGCCGCGCACGCCGTATTCGGCACCACCATTGCCAATGATGACCTTGTCTTTGAAAATCCGTGGTGCGCCCGTGCTGGTGTAGGAACGGCTGTGATCAATGACGGTGTCCTGTTCCCACGCCACTTTGCCGGATGCGGCATCCAGCGCGATCAACCGGCCGTCAAAGGCGGCAACGTAGACGCGGCCCTTGTGCAAGGCCACGCCACGGTTAACCACGTCACAACAGCCTTTGTAACCGAACTCACGTTTGATTTTTGGGTCATAGGTCCAGATGCGTTTCCCTGTGCGCACATCCACGGCGTGAACAATACTCCAGGACGCGGTCACGTACATGATGCCGTCCACCACCAGCGGCGTGGCCTCGACACCCCGGGTCGATTCCAGGTTGTACGACCAGACCAGTCCCATATCCTTGACGTTGGAAGCATTGACCTGATCAAGTTTGCTGAACCGTGTCTCGGCATAGTCCAGCCCAGTGCTTGGCCAATCAGCGGTCTTGGCCTCGTTGGCGCGCATAAACGCACCATCGACCTTCTTGGTCACGGCCGCAATGTGCGCCGTCAAGCCCTTGGCTCCCTCAGCCATGGCGCTCGGCGCTACCGCGGCGAGCAACGAAGCCACCGCCAGCGTTAACGTTATTCCAGGACGCGCTGCAGTTTTTCCTTGCGGTAACTTGCTCATACGACTAATTTCTTTGTTCATCATGTCTCCTTTTGAGGTAGGTTGCCAATTGCGGCTCTGCGCCACTGTCCAGTGAGCCGGTGCAAGAGCCAAGCCAGGCCAAGCCGATCAGGACCAAGGGATGCTCTAAAGACACCCGTCTTGGCATCAGGGCGTTTCTCAATGCCTTGGTAGCCAGCATCACCAAAGGCAGCTGTCTAGGACTTGTTTTGTCCCCTGTTATTTAAAGTAACCATCCGGCCATTGAGAGCCGGCCTGTCGAATGACGCGACCAGACTTCGCGCCCAATGTGCCCGGAAATCGTAGAACGAAGCATGTGCAACGTCACCTAACTTTAGTTAGGGTGTTTTCCATAACGCATCACAATAGACTCGCAGCAAGCTCGAATTACCATCGCGAAAAGAAGGTACACAATATTGAAAGAGACAAAAATGAAGCCTGCTTCCCCTGTAATCCAAATGCCTCTTGTCAGCCCGGGCGAGCCCGTCACACAGTCTGAAATAGCGCGCATCTTCGCCGCCCAGCGCGAAACGGCCTTGCGGCTTCGTCAATCGACCGCCGCGCAGCGTCTCGACAAGATTGACCGCCTGAAGCGGGCCGTCCTGGCGCGCCAGGCGGATATCCAGCGCGCAGGCGCACTGGACTTCGGCAAACCGGCCGCCGAGGTCGACCTGACCGAAATTTTGCCCATCGTGGCCGAAGCCAACGACGCGCGTCGCCATCTGCGCCGCTGGATGAAGCCACGCAAGGTTTTCCCGACCCTGCTGATGTTCGGCACGTCAAGCCATGTGCAGTGCGAACCGAAGGGCCGCTGCCTGATCATCTCGCCCTGGAACTACCCGCTCAATCTGACCTTCGGCCCGCTGATCTCGGCCATCGCCGCCGGTAACACAGCGATTCTCAAACCCTCGGAGATGACACCGCACCTGTCGGAGGTGATGGCCGAGATCGTGCGCGAGGTGTTTACCGAAGACGAGGTAGCCTTGTTCCAGGGCGAAGCGTCGGTCTCGCAAGCCCTGCTGGATCTGCCCTTCGACCACATTTTCTTTACCGGCTCACCGGCAATTGGCCGCGTCGTGATGGCCGCGGCAGCCAAGCACCTGACCAGCGTGACGCTGGAGCTGGGCGGCAAGAGCCCGACCATCGTTGACGCCACGGCGAACCTGAAGGCAGCGGCGGCCAACCTGATGTGGTCCAAGCACACCAACAGCGGCCAGACCTGCATTGCGCCCGACCACGTCTACGTTCACGAGTCGGTCAAGGAATCGTTCATCCAGCACTGCCGCGAGGCCCTGGCCAAAGCCTACGGCGAGGGCGATGCCGTGCGCAGCAGCCCCCACCTGGCGCACATCGTCAATGAACGCCATGCCAAACGAATCGTCGGACTGCTTGATGACGCGCTTCAAAAGGGCGCCAGGCTGCTGGTCGGCGGCCAGCACCAGACGGATCGCCAGTTCGTGGCCCCCACCTTGATCGACAACGTCAGCCCGGACGCGAAGATCATGCAGGAAGAAATTTTCGGCCCGCTGCTTCCCGTCATCGCTTACCGCGATCTCGACGAAGTCATCACCAAGATCAACGACCAGCCCAAGCCGCTCGCGCTGTACATCTGGACGAAGAACCACAAGGTCGCCGACAAGGTGCTGCGCGAGACGAGTTCGGGCGGCGCCTGCGTCAACCACAGCGTGGTGCAGTTCCTGCATGGCCGCTTGCCATTCGGCGGCGTCAACAATTCCGGGCTCGGCAGCGCACACGGGATCTACGGGTTCAAGGCCTTCAGCCATGAGCGCGCGGTCGTCAAGACTTGGCTGCTGCTGGCGTCGAACTTCTACCCGCCCTACACCCCTCTGTCGCGACGGCTGATCAACTGGACGCTGCGTCTGGTCTGATGGTCTCGGTTGCACGGGGTCAGCCCTGTGCACTTATTTTTTCTCTGAATCGCATAGGGACAAATCTTGAAATTCGATTACGTTATCGTGGGCGCCGGTTCGGCCGGCTGTGTATTGGCCAACCGCTTGAGCGCGGACCCGTCGAGGCGCGTGTGCCTGCTCGAAGCGGGACGGTCCGACGACACCCCGCTGATCCGCACCCCCATGGGCATGGTGGGCCTGCTCACGACCCGCAAGTACAACTGGTATTTCAACACCGAGCCACAAGCCCAACTCGACGGCCGCCGACTGTACTGGCCACGCGGCAAGACACTCGGCGGCAGCAGCTCGATCAATGCCATGGTCTACATGCGCGGACACCAGGCTGACTACGACGCATGGGCCGCAGCTGGAAACTCCGGATGGGCCTACAAGGATCTTCTGCCGATGTTCTTGGAGCATGAAAATAACGAGCGCGGCGCCTCGGCATACCACACGACGAATGGGCTACTGAACGTCGCCGATGTGCGCTCGCCCAACCCCTTGTCGAGCCGCTTCATCGACGCCGCCGTGCAATGCGGCATTCCGCGCAATATGGATTTCAACGGCCTGCAACAGGAAGGGGCCGGGCCTCACCAGGTGACCCAGAAAAACGGGGAACGCTGGAGCAGCGCGCGGGCCTTCCTGCACCCGGTCATGGACCGACCGAACTTGACCGTGCTCACCGGCGCCCATGTCACGCGCATCCTATTCTCTGGCAAACAGGCCGTGGGGGTCGAGATCGAGCGCAAAGGCGAACGCCAGCGCATCGAGGCCGAGCATGAAATCATTCTGAGTGGCGGCGCTATCCATTCGCCGCAGTTGCTGCAGCTCTCGGGCGTGGGGCCGAAGCAGGCGCTGGCCCGGCACGGCATCACCCAAGTCGCTGATTTGCAGGGCGTAGGCCAAAACCTGCAGGACCATCTCGACGTGACGGTGATGATCCGCGACCGCAGCAAGCAGGCGATTGGTGTTGCACCTGGTTTTCTTCCGAGAGCGGTCGCCGGGCTCTGGCAATACTGGCGCAAGCGCGAGGGCTTTCTGTCCAGCAACGTGGCTGAGGCCGGAGGCTTTGCCAAGTTGTCGCCGCAATCGGCGTTGCCGGAAGTGCAGTTCCATTTCCTGCCGACCTACCTGCGTAACCATGGCCGCGATCTGGCGCCCGGCTATGGAGCGACCTTGCACATGTGCCAGTTGCGCCCCCAAAGCCGTGGCTTCATCGACCTGAAAAACGCCGACCCGCTGGCCGCACCGGTGATTCAGCCCAACTACCTGAGCCATGCCGACGACTGGGACGAGATGCTGCGCGGCCTGCAACTTGCGCGGCGCATCTTTGAGGCCGATGCCTTTCACGATATCCATGGCGGTGAAGTGGCGCCGGGTGCCGGCGTGCGCAGCGACCAGGATCTGAAAGCCTACATCAGGCGCAGCGCAGAAACCATTTATCACCCTGTCGGCAGCTGCAAAATGGGGAACGATGACATGGCTGTGGTCGACGCGCAATTGCGGGTGCACGGACTTTCGGGCCTGCGCATCGCCGATGCCTCCATCATGCCAACCCTCATCGGCGGCAACACCAATGCCCCTTGCATGGTGATCGGCGAGAAGTGCGCTCGCGCCATCCTGCGCAACCACAAGCCGCAGCCAGCCCATGCGCAAGCCAACCGCACCCAACGCTTGGCGGCCTGAGTTCCCACCAAGAGGCATCACGCGCTGCATCTCAACACGAT encodes:
- a CDS encoding PQQ-dependent dehydrogenase, methanol/ethanol family, which codes for MSKLPQGKTAARPGITLTLAVASLLAAVAPSAMAEGAKGLTAHIAAVTKKVDGAFMRANEAKTADWPSTGLDYAETRFSKLDQVNASNVKDMGLVWSYNLESTRGVEATPLVVDGIMYVTASWSIVHAVDVRTGKRIWTYDPKIKREFGYKGCCDVVNRGVALHKGRVYVAAFDGRLIALDAASGKVAWEQDTVIDHSRSYTSTGAPRIFKDKVIIGNGGAEYGVRGYITAYDAASGKQKWRWFTVPGDPSKPFEDASMAAAAKTWDPSGKYWEAGGGGTAWDSMAFDPALNLMYVGTGNGSPWSRAKRSPAGGDNLYLASIVALNPDTGKYVWHYQETPGDNWDYTSTQPMILADLKIEGKPRKVILHAPKNGFFFVIDRTNGKFISAKNFVDVNWATGYDATGRPIETAEARPTDRPFDAIPGPYGAHNWHSMSFNPQTGLVYLPTQNIPINLMDDKNWSFNSNKPGQPGSGTGWNTGNLINVTPPKSKPFGRLIAWDPVQKKEAWRQEQVSPWNGGTLTTAGNLVFQGTADGRFIAYNAQNGEKLWESPTGTGVIAAPVTYLVDGKQYVSIAVGWGGSYGVSQRASERQGLGTVYTFAVGGKAPMPEFVAYRMGELVAGVKYDPAQVPAGTALYVSNCVLCHGVPGVDRGGSIPNLGYMNAAFIENLDKFIFKGPAMSRGMPDFTGKLSVDDVEKIKAFIQGTADAIRPKK
- a CDS encoding aldehyde dehydrogenase family protein, whose amino-acid sequence is MPLVSPGEPVTQSEIARIFAAQRETALRLRQSTAAQRLDKIDRLKRAVLARQADIQRAGALDFGKPAAEVDLTEILPIVAEANDARRHLRRWMKPRKVFPTLLMFGTSSHVQCEPKGRCLIISPWNYPLNLTFGPLISAIAAGNTAILKPSEMTPHLSEVMAEIVREVFTEDEVALFQGEASVSQALLDLPFDHIFFTGSPAIGRVVMAAAAKHLTSVTLELGGKSPTIVDATANLKAAAANLMWSKHTNSGQTCIAPDHVYVHESVKESFIQHCREALAKAYGEGDAVRSSPHLAHIVNERHAKRIVGLLDDALQKGARLLVGGQHQTDRQFVAPTLIDNVSPDAKIMQEEIFGPLLPVIAYRDLDEVITKINDQPKPLALYIWTKNHKVADKVLRETSSGGACVNHSVVQFLHGRLPFGGVNNSGLGSAHGIYGFKAFSHERAVVKTWLLLASNFYPPYTPLSRRLINWTLRLV
- a CDS encoding GMC family oxidoreductase, giving the protein MKFDYVIVGAGSAGCVLANRLSADPSRRVCLLEAGRSDDTPLIRTPMGMVGLLTTRKYNWYFNTEPQAQLDGRRLYWPRGKTLGGSSSINAMVYMRGHQADYDAWAAAGNSGWAYKDLLPMFLEHENNERGASAYHTTNGLLNVADVRSPNPLSSRFIDAAVQCGIPRNMDFNGLQQEGAGPHQVTQKNGERWSSARAFLHPVMDRPNLTVLTGAHVTRILFSGKQAVGVEIERKGERQRIEAEHEIILSGGAIHSPQLLQLSGVGPKQALARHGITQVADLQGVGQNLQDHLDVTVMIRDRSKQAIGVAPGFLPRAVAGLWQYWRKREGFLSSNVAEAGGFAKLSPQSALPEVQFHFLPTYLRNHGRDLAPGYGATLHMCQLRPQSRGFIDLKNADPLAAPVIQPNYLSHADDWDEMLRGLQLARRIFEADAFHDIHGGEVAPGAGVRSDQDLKAYIRRSAETIYHPVGSCKMGNDDMAVVDAQLRVHGLSGLRIADASIMPTLIGGNTNAPCMVIGEKCARAILRNHKPQPAHAQANRTQRLAA